TGGATGTCAGACACCTGTGAAGAAACATTCCGATACCTCCATGCAAATTACGACGATCCCATGCAGAATTTAAGGACTAATGTCGCTTGCATCCCCAATGCTCTGTACCTCTTCGACTGCAACGTTTGTCGGTGTCCCCTCAACGGCGTCGTTGATGTTACCCAGTGCACTACTAGGTACTGCGGCGATGGCCTCAAAGCTGACACGTGTGTCTACGGTGACATCATTCGTTTAGAAAATGAGATTTGCGCGTGCAGCGACATTAATTACTTCATCGACCGACTTTGCGTTAAAATCGAAAACAAGGTCGTACAAACTCTTCTTCCTGATGACGTTATCAAACTAGACGACATTGGCAGGTCCTGGAGGCGCTTACGTGATCTGCAGACAGATTTTTGTAATACTGATGTTATGTACAATGTCGATTGTAACAGATGCGCCTGTGTGGACGGTCACCTTGTCTGCACAAAAAGGACTTGTGAAGAAGTTAAGAAGTCTTTTCCCTTGAGAGACGATAGATTGAATGAAGTTGAAATCCTTCCTGAATTGAGCAGTCTCAACGGTACTATATGTGAACCCGGCAAGCAGTATCGTTTGAAATGCAATATTTGCACTTGTGGTCAGGATGGCCACGCGTCGTGTTCTACGATGGTCTGCTTAGAAGATGTCATCTTGGATGAAAAAGCACTGAGAGGATTGTTGTCTGCTGGATGATATTGCTACTTAAATATATTAGTGTTTAAATAGGGTTACCTTATTTATTGATtcggtatttatttttgtttgaactatGTTTTCATGTCGTTTCTCCaaacccatttttttataaagctttATTAGGTAAGGCAGTGCAAAACAAGTCTGTAGTCAAGTAAAATTATACTGACATGATTTTGAatctattcattcattcattttaatggtattataataaattacagCTAATGTGACGAATGCCAGCGATCTGCCAGAAATAAAACATGGAATGAAATGCATTTACGGGAAAAAGTACAGAATGGATTGCAACACTTGCCATTGTGGTCACAGAAATAACCTATTATGCACTAAAATAGCATGTATAGAAAGTGGTAAGACTAAAAACGATGGAGAAATTAGCGAAGAAGAACCAAACGATGCTGAGAAAAATAGAGAAGGAATTGAAAAGAGAAAGAGGCTAAGAAGAATAGTTAGAAGAGAGAATAAAAGGTATCTGAGAACTGATTCACCAGCGTTCCCGCCGTTGCCGCCCAGTCGAAAGTGCTTTGCAGGGAGACTGTATCAAGAAGACTGTAAAAGATGCTTCTGCAAGGCTAATAGAGTGCCTGCGTGTTCTGCCCACAATGCCTGCATTCAACCAAAGCGTAAGATGCAACTCTTTAACCATTTCTTCTGTCCTGCAGTAGGCACCTCTACTCACTATTTACCTGTACATGTTATTTTTCTATAGCCAGTCTTTATATTAGAAGGGATAATAGCAATCAatgcttaaatattttaacagaacCTACTGGCATTCGAATTTTTAAAACCCTTTTCGTAAATTCATACTTCTTTtttgccttatttatttttacctggACATAAACATCCCACTACAGGTACCTacggttaataaaaaaaaaaaacaaaaacagtaattttcaaaaccaataaatattcGCAAAATCTGTGCATTAATATACTTACCTCATTCCTCCTTTTCCAGTGCCTCGAGAATTAGTACCAGAAGACCTTCGTCCACCGGTAAAGGATAGCGAGTTCAGGGACTTGCCAGTTCTGCCTCACACTGCCTCCCCTTGCGCGCCCGGCACGACCTACAAGGTGGACTGCAACGTATGCCTCTGCAATGAGTATCAGAACCTCTTGTGTGACAAGCTGCTGTGTGTCAGTTTCGCTGACATACACAGGGCCGAGGCTGTGAAGAAGTCTGGTGAGTCATCCGGTATACAAATCCTTTAGTCTCTATTATTATTTGATGGAGCGAGTAGACGAGCGGAAGATTTGCTTCACATTGCCACACACAAGTATAATCTCATTCTTACATGTGACATCTGAACTGATCCATGAGAGGATTTATCTAATCTTTGCGAATCTTGTCTCAAGTCTACAAACTATGTAGAGGtatagtatttattaaattgctATCAGCAGGTGCTTCGTAGCTTCCCCGATGCTCGTTCACTAGTATCCCATCACTACAGCCAAAGTAGTTAACTACAGACCTATGTACACAGAGATAATtgtcggccccacgtttgcttCCCCAATTCCCGAGTTCAATAGTCCCATAACTACATTCAAACTTTCTTAAAGGTCTACCATGCAACGCAAATGACAACGCTGAGAACAGTGTACTCCAGTCCAAGTGCGTGCAGTGTTCCTGCAACGGAACCACCTTCTGCGAGGCAAAGGGGGACTGCGTCGCCGAGACTGAAGTCATGATGAGGACCTACAACTCCAGAAGAAATGGCTCCCGGCTGACGTTTGATTTAAATAAGGAAAAGTGCATACCAAACCATATTTACAAGTAAGTGGTTTTGAGATGCGGTGTAGGGaccttttaacttttttgtgaagCAAGTAATATCAGATTTCTAAAATCGCCGCGTCCTAAATTGGGTAGATAGGTTTTTTTTCAGATGCGTGAATATTAGTTGCGTTAATGTTAGTAGAGTGTCAAACTTTAACTGGCTGAAACCTATATTGCATTGATCCTTCTGCAGCGTTTAGTATCTCTTTTGAACCAGTCCGcacctaatattaaaaatattaaaagcctGTCTTTCCAAAATGATTCCCCATCTTTTCCAGGGACGACTGCAACAAATGCTACTGTCAAGAAGACGAGACTCTCCGTTGTACGCAGAAGATTTGCCTGAACTACAACCAGGCCCTCGAGATGGAGAAAGAACACAAGTATCTAGAGGAACACGGCTTATAATGACGATGATTACGATGACCACGGCATGTTACAAGGATCTGAtgaatcatattattatttaggagGGTTTGTGGAGCAATGAATAAATGTATTCACTAAAattagtgttttttttctttgttcgtAATAGATTGTAAATTGTCATCTATCCCGTCCCTTACTTATGTTACAATTCATAGTTTATCGCAACTGGGCAGTAGCATCTTCAAAGCTTAAAATATCCCACATTACGCCCAGAGACACTCCTCAGTTTGGGGGAGGCCTCAGTCCAGACTTAGGCATATATGTATTTGCCCACTCACACTCACGCCCTTTAGATCACCAGGCCTATGTGATTATGATACGAATTTTTCACTGATAGACTTTAGTATTTGATTAAGCGTGTCATTTTTTTTCAACGACTAAGTATTTTTCTGCAATACCTACGCATAAAATGCTGAAACTGAATACATTTTTCAACACCTACTTActttactttatgattttaacggTTCTGTTACTTATTGAAATTTCAAAAGTTATAAAATCGAATACCTATAAaagcaacaataaataaaaatatttgccgCATAATGtcgataaaacaaatattaaataaaagtaaacagaAAAGTACATAGGTGTTCAAcgaatataatattgttttgtttgaataatcTACTAGTGATCTGATGTGATATTAAATGGttaaaaacaatgcaaaaacTGTAGAcgaaaaaaataagaaagcGAAAAATTACAGAGCCGCAATCTTAATTATTAGTGAAACAAACTTAATTTAAGTTCCTCCaaatttaaaattgatattacacaaagataaaaaaaattaatcatAAAGAAAATCAGTTTCCACGACGGCATGGattggcataaaaaataaattactactaAACCATTAAAAACACTTAACTTAAAACCATTAATCATTAAAAAgcaaataactaattaaattgACCGAAAACTATAAAACTGTTCAGACGTAACTTTTTCAATTTCCAAATATGACGTAGTTAATGGACCTGAAAgaatttgattaaaatcttAACTTTACCAATATCGTGTAGGGAACAAAAATACtctttttcttataaaatgtttatgattGTCACATTTGTAACCTTGCTAACAGGGATACGTTTTGGAGAGGCACTACAGAGTAAGTCttgtttcttgttatttattattttcaagatCTGTACATATATATGTTATCCATTATTTAGTTCGTCATTAAAAGCTGTGTAGATGATAGAGATTGAGAAGCTTGAGTCATGGTGGATGTTTCTCTAGGTTTGTGCTTAGCAATGGTTGGACCAAGGGTGGGATCTTCAGATAAATCATCTTCGTCacatattttctgaaaaataatattaattacaaaactatTCCAATTTTGCGAACATCTTTAGGTACTCacatgaaaagtaaaataaaatgatattgtaaatttctactacatttttgtttattttccatAGGCACGTGTGTTCCAAACACCCAATTCTTACTGAATGGCCGACTATGCTACTGCAACAATCTAGGACGATGGAGCGAAGTCACCTGCCAACAGATAGGGCGTCCACAAAGTTGTCAGCCGGGCCAGATCATATGGGAAGAGTGCAGTCAATGCATTTGCCAAGAAAATGGGAAACTAATGTGCACAAATACAGAGTGTTCTGACGACGGTACTAAAAAGAATGTGACTAATCCAGAGTCTGGAGCAGAGCTGTGGTGCACACCGTTCAGGTCTTACTACATAAACTGCAGTCTTTGCGTGTGCCCGGCGTCCGGGAAGATGTCCGAAGCCCGGTGTGCTACCGACTCATCTTGCTCTCTAAAAGGACCCAACGTATCAATAGATGTGATCACaaaaaaagtttgcataccaAAAGTCATGTACT
The DNA window shown above is from Helicoverpa armigera isolate CAAS_96S chromosome 25, ASM3070526v1, whole genome shotgun sequence and carries:
- the LOC110381956 gene encoding uncharacterized protein LOC110381956 isoform X2, with amino-acid sequence MLISLLTFITTLVFLKGSDSALLEPVKQCVPTATVRGPCHVCVCSPEGVFHCRPKECQDEIVGLGRPTRDCEPNLVFRQDNSFCTCSNEGNWMSDTCEETFRYLHANYDDPMQNLRTNVACIPNALYLFDCNVCRCPLNGVVDVTQCTTRYCGDGLKADTCVYGDIIRLENEICACSDINYFIDRLCVKIENKVVQTLLPDDVIKLDDIGRSWRRLRDLQTDFCNTDVMYNVDCNRCACVDGHLVCTKRTCEEVKKSFPLRDDRLNEVEILPELSSLNGTICEPGKQYRLKCNICTCGQDGHASCSTMVCLEDVILDEKALRGLLSAG
- the LOC110381956 gene encoding uncharacterized protein LOC110381956 isoform X1, translated to MLISLLTFITTLVFLKGSDSALSNVTNASDLPEIKHGMKCIYGKKYRMDCNTCHCGHRNNLLCTKIACIESGKTKNDGEISEEEPNDAEKNREGIEKRKRLRRIVRRENKRYLRTDSPAFPPLPPSRKCFAGRLYQEDCKRCFCKANRVPACSAHNACIQPKLPRELVPEDLRPPVKDSEFRDLPVLPHTASPCAPGTTYKVDCNVCLCNEYQNLLCDKLLCVSFADIHRAEAVKKSGLPCNANDNAENSVLQSKCVQCSCNGTTFCEAKGDCVAETEVMMRTYNSRRNGSRLTFDLNKEKCIPNHIYKDDCNKCYCQEDETLRCTQKICLNYNQALEMEKEHKYLEEHGL